In Spirochaeta thermophila DSM 6578, the following proteins share a genomic window:
- a CDS encoding AMP-dependent synthetase/ligase, which produces MSTVYETLPQRMRRKILEEFPEAVALYVKDSQGVFQPTPYREWWSTVKETAAGLKDMGIERGEHVGLISDNRWEWITLDMALLSLGAVDVPRGSDSTAEEIAYILSHAECTRVIIEKPDLVKKVFSRKEQLGGLSQVILIEGTPEECELPEGVACTTFGELREKGKALLSQDPQLIDREIDQGTGDDLATIIYTSGTTGEPKGVMLPHRSFIFQIDKLKKPLDVEVGDIFLSILPIWHSFERAVDYVLMERGGAVAYSKPVGKILLEDMAKVSPQWLAAVPRVFEGIRNAVYRNVNKGPAVSRVLFHFFVGVGQLYAYFSNMFRGLLPDFLPRNRILDKVVAFLPLVLLAPFRGLGEVLVFRKLKAKLGGRFKTGVSGGGALPPHVDTFFQAVGIQVLEGYGLTETGPVLAVRNQKAPMVGTVGPLLDEVEYKVVGEHGDPLPPGHKGVLWVKSPQVMLGYYKRPEATAEVLKDGWLNTGDLVRFTHGREFAIVGRAKDTIVLRGGENVEPGPIEEKLKESEFIENAMVVGQDQKFLGALIVPNRERIEEYAREKGLTYMEYEDLVEQAEVQEAINDEIQRLISPAQGFKPFERIFRFEVIAKPFEVGVELTPSLKVKRHVISEMYREKIERMFSR; this is translated from the coding sequence ATGAGTACGGTATACGAGACCCTGCCTCAACGTATGAGGCGAAAGATCCTCGAAGAGTTCCCCGAGGCAGTCGCCCTCTATGTGAAAGACTCCCAGGGGGTCTTCCAGCCCACACCGTACAGGGAGTGGTGGTCCACGGTGAAGGAGACGGCGGCCGGGCTCAAGGACATGGGAATCGAGCGGGGCGAACACGTGGGGCTCATAAGCGACAACAGGTGGGAGTGGATCACCTTGGACATGGCGCTACTCTCCCTGGGCGCGGTGGACGTGCCGCGGGGAAGCGATTCTACGGCGGAGGAGATCGCCTACATCCTCTCGCACGCAGAGTGCACGCGGGTCATCATAGAAAAACCAGATCTGGTGAAAAAAGTCTTCTCCCGAAAGGAGCAACTTGGAGGACTCTCCCAGGTGATCCTCATTGAAGGCACCCCGGAAGAGTGTGAGCTCCCTGAGGGTGTTGCGTGCACCACGTTCGGTGAATTAAGAGAGAAGGGAAAGGCCCTCCTCTCCCAGGACCCCCAGCTCATCGATCGAGAGATAGATCAGGGAACGGGCGACGACCTCGCCACCATCATCTACACCTCCGGTACGACGGGAGAGCCCAAAGGAGTGATGCTCCCCCACCGCAGCTTCATCTTTCAGATCGACAAACTCAAGAAACCTCTCGACGTCGAGGTGGGAGACATCTTTCTCTCCATCCTCCCGATATGGCATTCCTTCGAACGTGCCGTGGACTATGTTCTCATGGAACGCGGAGGCGCCGTGGCCTATTCGAAACCGGTGGGGAAGATCCTTCTCGAGGATATGGCCAAGGTGAGCCCGCAGTGGCTCGCTGCGGTTCCCCGGGTCTTCGAAGGGATACGGAACGCGGTCTACCGCAACGTGAACAAGGGCCCGGCCGTCTCCAGGGTCCTCTTCCACTTCTTCGTGGGGGTGGGACAGCTCTATGCCTATTTCTCCAACATGTTCCGCGGACTTCTGCCCGACTTCCTCCCCCGGAACCGCATCCTCGACAAGGTGGTGGCCTTCCTCCCCCTCGTGCTCCTCGCCCCCTTCCGTGGCCTCGGAGAGGTACTCGTCTTTCGAAAGCTCAAGGCAAAACTCGGCGGCAGGTTCAAGACGGGCGTTTCGGGTGGTGGTGCCCTCCCCCCCCATGTGGACACTTTTTTCCAGGCCGTGGGCATCCAGGTCCTCGAGGGCTACGGCCTCACCGAGACAGGGCCTGTGCTCGCCGTGCGGAACCAAAAGGCCCCCATGGTGGGTACGGTGGGGCCCCTCCTCGACGAGGTGGAGTACAAGGTGGTCGGGGAACACGGAGATCCCTTGCCTCCTGGACACAAGGGGGTGCTCTGGGTGAAGAGTCCCCAGGTGATGCTCGGCTACTACAAGCGCCCCGAGGCCACGGCCGAGGTGCTCAAGGACGGATGGCTCAACACGGGGGATCTGGTACGATTCACCCATGGTCGGGAGTTCGCCATAGTCGGCCGCGCAAAGGACACCATCGTGCTCCGGGGCGGAGAGAACGTGGAGCCAGGTCCCATCGAGGAGAAGCTCAAGGAGTCAGAGTTCATCGAGAACGCGATGGTGGTGGGACAGGACCAGAAGTTCCTGGGCGCCCTCATCGTCCCCAACAGGGAGCGGATAGAGGAATACGCGAGGGAGAAAGGCCTCACCTACATGGAGTACGAGGACCTGGTGGAACAGGCAGAGGTCCAGGAGGCGATCAACGACGAGATCCAGCGACTCATCAGCCCGGCCCAGGGTTTCAAACCTTTCGAGAGGATCTTCCGCTTCGAGGTCATCGCGAAACCCTTCGAAGTGGGCGTGGAGCTCACACCCTCGCTCAAGGTGAAACGCCACGTGATAAGCGAGATGTATCGCGAGAAGATAGAGAGGATGTTCTCCCGCTGA
- a CDS encoding endo-1,4-beta-xylanase: MMKTSTESTHPIPRGALLIMAFLVGLGGLYPAGMKERSMAYAPLKEVYKDYFYIGAAVKLGEYNSTPFYQAYGERLLEHFNSFTAENGMKPENIYRDGTYDFTYGDRLVRYAREHGAVVRGHTLVWHNQTSSLIPGKIPKEEAKRLLKEYISTVAGHFRGEIHAWDVVNEAVGDGSQWRTSSPWYQSYGGPEYIREAFEYARMADPDAKLFYNDYNVVQPGKRERIVRMLEELDLVEAGLDGIGIQAHWNLVWPSVDEISRTIETFASMGLEVHITELDIDCYDGNPSTPQMEYTPELEERLSRRYAEIFEVFRQHKGEVTSVTFWGLTDPDSWLNGFSGGRFLKERRENYPLLFDGKGDPKKAFFSIINW; encoded by the coding sequence ATGATGAAGACAAGTACGGAAAGTACACATCCTATACCAAGAGGTGCCCTCCTCATCATGGCCTTCCTGGTGGGGCTGGGAGGCCTCTATCCCGCGGGTATGAAGGAGCGTTCCATGGCGTATGCCCCTCTCAAAGAGGTATATAAGGACTATTTTTACATCGGTGCTGCGGTGAAGCTGGGCGAGTACAACAGCACGCCCTTCTATCAGGCCTATGGAGAGAGGTTGCTCGAGCACTTCAACTCGTTCACGGCAGAGAACGGGATGAAGCCGGAGAACATCTATCGTGATGGGACGTATGACTTCACCTATGGAGACCGACTCGTTCGATACGCCCGGGAGCATGGGGCCGTGGTGAGAGGCCACACCCTCGTGTGGCACAACCAGACCTCCTCCCTCATACCCGGGAAAATTCCCAAGGAAGAGGCGAAGCGGCTCCTCAAGGAGTACATCAGCACGGTGGCGGGCCACTTCCGAGGAGAGATCCATGCCTGGGACGTGGTGAACGAGGCGGTGGGTGACGGATCGCAGTGGCGCACCTCTTCTCCCTGGTATCAGTCGTACGGAGGGCCTGAGTACATCAGGGAGGCCTTCGAGTATGCGCGGATGGCGGATCCCGATGCCAAGCTCTTCTACAACGACTACAACGTGGTCCAGCCCGGCAAGAGGGAGAGGATCGTGCGCATGCTCGAGGAGCTCGATCTCGTGGAGGCCGGTCTCGACGGCATAGGGATCCAGGCTCACTGGAACCTCGTGTGGCCCTCCGTCGACGAGATCTCGAGGACGATCGAGACCTTCGCCTCCATGGGGCTTGAGGTCCACATCACCGAACTCGACATCGATTGCTACGATGGCAATCCATCTACTCCTCAGATGGAGTATACGCCTGAACTCGAGGAGCGCCTCTCCCGTCGCTACGCGGAGATATTCGAGGTCTTCCGGCAACACAAGGGTGAGGTCACATCGGTCACGTTCTGGGGTCTCACGGATCCCGATTCGTGGCTCAACGGGTTCTCAGGCGGACGCTTTCTTAAGGAGCGGAGGGAGAACTATCCACTCCTCTTCGACGGAAAGGGTGATCCCAAGAAGGCCTTTTTTTCGATCATCAACTGGTAG